A region from the Triticum urartu cultivar G1812 chromosome 1, Tu2.1, whole genome shotgun sequence genome encodes:
- the LOC125524942 gene encoding cytochrome P450 71A1-like → MASPQLDNTLVLCLVFVVSCLAFVVRGFRTSGKDGDARAAPPSPPALPIIGNLHQLGTGQHHRRLQALAQSYGPLFLLRLGSVPTIVVSSASLAEAVLRTQDHVFCSRPQQHTACGTLYRCRDIAFSPYGERWRQSRRIAVVHLLSAKRVDSFRTLREEEVARFVGRIRTASGAQENGGERRGVNVTELILSLTNTVISRAAFGNKLGGVEPGMLRDMMGEISDLLGTIAVSDVFPRLRWVDWATGLDARVKRAAAKLDNILEKAVQEHERSKGDDDGEAGDLLDDLLSIVKDGDQGFKLDRTDVKAIISDMFLAGTDTTSKTIEWTMAELVKNPSEMEKVQQEVRRVVGARAGVMEEDVEKMSLLKAAMKEALRLHATVPLLVPHESIKDTWLHGYYIPAKTRVIVNAWAIGRDGKTWEHAEEFRPERFMRENIDYGGRDTRFIPFGAGRRGCPGVAFATRLAELTLANMMYHFDWELPDGQDPESFEIIESNGISPGLKSALILTTTKPL, encoded by the exons ATGGCTTCTCCTCAGCTCGACAATACCCTAGTCCTCTGCCTCGTCTTCGTGGTCTCTTGCCTGGCCTTCGTCGTTAGAGGTTTCAGAACTAGCGGCAAGGATGGCGACGCTCGTGCAGCACCGCCTTCGCCTCCGGCGCTGCCCATCATCGGCAACCTGCACCAGCTCGGCACGGGCCAACACCACCGGAGGCTGCAGGCGCTGGCCCAGAGCTACGGCCCgctcttcctcctccgcctcggCTCCGTGCCCACCATCGtggtctcctccgcctccctcgcGGAGGCCGTGCTCAGGACCCAGGACCACGTCTTCTGCAGCCGGCCGCAACAGCACACGGCCTGCGGCACGCTCTACCGCTGCAGGGACATCGCCTTCAGCCCCtacggcgagcggtggcgtcaATCCCGCCGCATCGCCGTCGTGCACCTACTCAGCGCCAAGCGTGTGGACTCCTTCCGCACGCTCCGGGAGGAGGAGGTCGCGCGCTTCGTGGGACGGATCCGCACGGCGAGTGGCGCCCAGGAGAACGGCGGCGAGCGCCGGGGAGTCAACGTGACCGAGCTCATACTCAGCTTAACCAACACCGTCATCTCGAGGGCGGCGTTTGGGAACAAGCTCGGAGGAGTGGAACCAGGGATGCTCCGGGATATGATGGGAGAGATCAGCGATCTGCTCGGTACGATCGCCGTGAGCGACGTGTTTCCTCGACTCCGTTGGGTGGACTGGGCGACGGGGCTCGACGCGAGGGTGAAGAGGGCGGCGGCTAAGCTCGATAACATTCTCGAGAAAGCGGTCCAGGAGCACGAGAGAAGCAAAGGAGACGACGACGGCGAGGCTGGTGACCTCCTGGACGACTTGCTCTCGATCGTCAAGGATGGTGACCAGGGGTTCAAGCTGGACCGGACTGATGTCAAGGCAATCATCTCG GACATGTTCCTGGCAGGAACAGACACGACTTCTAAGACGATAGAATGGACCATGGCCGAGCTTGTCAAGAACCCAAGTGAAATGGAGAAGGTGCAGCAAGAGGTGAGACGGGTTGTCGGTGCACGAGCAGGAGTCATGGAGGAGGATGTGGAGAAAATGAGCCTCCTAAAGGCGGCCATGAAAGAAGCACTGCGGCTGCACGCGACGGTGCCGCTCCTCGTCCCGCACGAGTCGATCAAGGACACCTGGCTCCACGGCTACTACATCCCGGCAAAGACCCGGGTCATCGTCAACGCATGGGCGATTGGGAGAGACGGCAAGACGTGGGAGCACGCCGAGGAGTTTCGGCCGGAGAGGTTCATGCGGGAGAACATCGACTATGGCGGTAGGGACACCCGGTTCATACCTTTCGGTGCCGGAAGGAGGGGATGCCCCGGCGTTGCCTTCGCAACGCGTCTGGCCGAGCTCACGCTGGCAAACATGATGTACCATTTTGATTGGGAGCTGCCGGACGGGCAGGACCCTGAATCGTTTGAGATCATAGAGTCCAACGGGATTTCTCCTGGCCTTAAGTCTGCCTTAATCCTTACTACCACGAAACCACTCTAA